One Pseudomonas sp. C27(2019) DNA window includes the following coding sequences:
- a CDS encoding AtpZ/AtpI family protein, with protein sequence MSKDKENDSAAAIRRRAQRMQESRDEPSYSPLSGLGVFGVIGWSVAIPTVGGAFLGVWLNKVAPQDFSWPIALILGGVVVGAMVAWSWIDKNRDK encoded by the coding sequence ATGAGCAAAGATAAAGAAAATGACTCAGCTGCGGCGATTCGCCGTCGAGCCCAGCGCATGCAAGAGTCCCGCGATGAACCTAGCTACAGCCCGCTGAGCGGCCTAGGTGTATTTGGTGTGATTGGCTGGTCAGTTGCGATCCCTACTGTAGGCGGTGCTTTTTTAGGCGTGTGGCTTAATAAAGTAGCGCCACAAGATTTTTCTTGGCCCATTGCTTTAATTCTCGGTGGAGTGGTGGTGGGTGCAATGGTTGCTTGGAGTTGGATTGATAAAAATCGTGATAAGTAG
- a CDS encoding ATP synthase subunit I, which produces MLDIDTNATLLGFAVGLPMAVVFFLGLNFGMRLALASQSPGFLLMLSFFIRLAVLLAVGFAIVNLTDTLWSLAGYMLAFLLVRIVAVMRAQLQQKVVNTKQEGT; this is translated from the coding sequence GTGCTGGATATAGACACAAACGCAACATTACTTGGTTTTGCCGTGGGTTTACCGATGGCTGTTGTATTTTTTTTGGGGCTCAATTTCGGCATGCGTTTGGCTTTAGCATCACAGAGCCCAGGTTTTTTGTTGATGTTGAGCTTCTTTATTCGCCTTGCCGTGTTGTTAGCGGTGGGTTTCGCTATTGTTAATTTAACCGATACGTTGTGGTCGCTGGCTGGTTATATGTTGGCATTTTTGCTAGTCAGAATAGTGGCAGTGATGCGTGCGCAACTGCAGCAAAAAGTGGTTAATACAAAACAGGAGGGTACCTAA